In Entelurus aequoreus isolate RoL-2023_Sb linkage group LG12, RoL_Eaeq_v1.1, whole genome shotgun sequence, the DNA window tccggtagcattcaaaaatagaccagagatgcttgtactatatgtatatttggcaattttggtattgcaataatcctaatgatatggttacccaacagccatcgtctcggggactcagatgatagcgaagaagacccgggaaatagtgacctcacatctctggggttggcaagccaattgcacaggcagagtaaggaataatctcttaacatcgaaaacaacaaaaccaccacattaatattaaagatatggttaacattcttagtgctaaagatattcccctctccttgtatcccttctcccagctccaccgtctcgccgagtgacagcaagagtcatgagtacttgtcaactcgactcctcaactggagataactttctaggtaaagactgatctctgaaataatatcccagcatccagtaaccatggttaacagatcacaaccatttaataccaatttatctcccttagcacctcaccatggggaaggacgcattcatatgccttcaccagcacctgcattaaacatgcagagagttacacaaggtagggactgaactctgaaatattagtgtatagataggccccttgggtattaccagtcatggttaactgatggctctctcacaatgcccacctcactaggaacggcagtccctcctcgactccctccacccccctcaccagcagccctcaacatgtggcagacccaggagcctggatccagcctggcctacaggccaacatggcgagggggaagaatggccgacaacatttcctgctctggtgagcaataactgacaaataccggatggtcattctgtgccacaaattttggaaaaaattcaaattcacaagcaatcacatattttcttcaaactttgtcaataacttttgtcattaactaaggtcaatagctaatgtcaggattatgagtaatgaggataaacactgaaacatgttaattttatactgctgtttgtcaacagcgcctgaggtaatccacatccttagcctgctggaaactattaagcacaaccaagaccagctgattgcgaaggtaaacttcttaagccttgaataggtcaataattcataatgacattgattttgattcattattattttttaaagaaagaaacagcctacatggcagctttgtgtgattagagtaaacattgctacattttcttgttacatttcacctgtttgctctttaaataccacttttaatgttttttatttatttcgatcgtattttttaaaaatgtgccctggggccgttaaaaaatgacctgcaggccgcaaatggcccccgggccgcactttggacacccctggcctacacgaatacaaacatagaatgatagtacaaatataataagaaaacaatgtcaacctcccaaagttgggttatggatatttatttatgccccccacccccaacccccagccgctgtcatccaacagagccaaacaagtactctgatcaaggaaccaaataacgatattgtttaaacattttggatgtcttgcacacctataccctgatcacaaattcatagtttacgcaccttattttaaccacctccagtaactaagtctttttttttttttttcaaatgtaatctccttaatacctatcacatattttgtattgtgtaagcatacttggctttggatgcttcctaccataaacataaacgtatctgtcttgtaatcttgtttgattacaggtgctgtgagtaaaaatgtgttgacaaggtcagccacggacgctgaggtcaccaaacacgccatcaggtggttcaacttggcgggggatcgggcaacgaggagacgagtcccgcttccacctcctcaggaggaatagagatgtatatgtataaataaacaaccttttattggacttcttgtcattcaccagttattcattttctgatatgttagctgtgcatggagcagtgtttccttgaagttgtagcctaatagattaaatatgtatatttactttttaaatatatattatatatatttactttatagagtgaattgaccattttctgtttctgcctattgacaatattgttagtttaaaaatacaaggcaatgcatatgtaagcctatattgctgtagtagggcttagtgaattttttagtttcctattttatcctacagcaagaacagaagggattttgaaattaagataaaggggtccaaaacggccagatgagccagggtttttatgagtccgttgctggtccgcggcgggaggttaggctttgatcttgggtgcggagcggatgcagcgcgccgtcacggcgcacccgccgtcacggcgcacccgccgtcacggcgcacccgccgcggaaataaggctttgatcatgggtacggagcggatgcagcgcgccgtcacggcgcacccgccgcggaaataaggctttgatcatgggtgcgatGCGGATGCaacgcgccgccacggcggatcagCTACccgccgccgtggcggatacgttcctgagtgcaaatggacgccgatgcgggtacatttcgcggttccgttccggaaagcgcgatacctgcgcgggggatccgccgcgtaGTGTTTTTACTGTGTgggaagctaacattagcatgttaaaagttagcatgtgtcacataccaagttgtatgactaagATGTATAGCTGTAGAATTAGAGAAAAAGTGTCAAATTAGTTAAAAAGGTCACTATGATGCTGCTTGTATATCATATGTAACCGTGTTAAAGGCAATCCCAGTTAGGGGAAAATAACCAACACTAATCCATAGGAACTAACATTTGTTAGCTCTCTGTGGTAACTGTCATTATGTACATGTAATCATCATGCATTTGGACGGTCTCCTCGGAGAAACACTAACATGCATAATTTTTAAAGATGGCTACTACACGCCAAAACCACAAACTGTAATACCCTTGTCAGCCTGTAGGAGTCATACATCATTAAGGACTACAACCGAGATGGTGGACAgctttaaaaactaaaaaatgtaAATGGCCACCGGATATGATGTATACTTCCTGTTTCCGGTCTAGGCCATGCCCACTTCCGGTGGTCATAAATTAATCCCCCCCAAGCCCCCCTTAATTAGTGGGTCCATGGAGGCCACGCCCACTTCCTGGGAAGGTCATTAACCCCCCTCACTTCCAGTCATAAAACAATCCCCCATATTCCCCGGTGGCCCCCACCCCCTTTTTTGGTGGGCCTAAATCTTCTTCCAAAGTGGCTACCACACACCAAAACCACAAACTGTCATACCCTTGTCAGCCTGTAGGAGTCATAAATCATTAAGGACTACAATCTAGATGGTggacagcttaaaaaaaaaaattcaaaattaaaatggCCACCGGATATGATGTATACTTCCTGTTTCCGGTTTAGGCCATGCCCACTTCCGGGGGTCATAAATCAATCTCCCGATATCTCCCCTTAATTAGTGGGTCCATGGAGGACCTTCCCAGGAAATGGGAATGCCCTCCATGGTCATAAACCCCCCCTCACTTCCGGTCATAAAACAATCCCCTACATTCCCCGGTAgccgccccccccccctttttttttggtGGGCCTAAATCTTCTTCCAAAGTGGCTACCACACACCAAAACCACAAACTGTCATACCCTTGTCAGCCTGTAGGAGTCATACATCATTAAGGACTACAACCGAGATGGTGGACAGCtttaaaaactacaaaattacACAAAACAATACCCCCCATCCCACGGTGGCCCCCCTTTTTTGGTGGGCCTATATCTTCTCACATGCAGTGATTGTCAGTCAAAGGCAGTCTTTTAAATAGCCTTAGAAAAATGCATGTTATTGTCTGTGCAGTCTTGGCAAAAAAAGGTTTTTAGTCAGCGTTAAAGTCCCTTCAATCTGTGCTTCTGCTGAGTTTAAAGTGTTTGGTTTGGCTAGTCTCTCCCTGTCAGAGAGTGGAGGCGGGAGGAAGAAACTAGGTGAATCAGAGGCTTCCCCGTCCCTgctgatggaaaaaaaaaacaaaaacccaccAAGACTTCGGCTTACTGAGCAAACACAACTGACAATGACGTTGCTATTTTAGCTCAGAGTAAATAACGAGGCGTGGGGACACAAAGTGTGACCTATATGGCGACCTGGCGCCGGATAAATAGGCAGCGTAATTGTCGTGCTGCAGGTGGAATGTGTGCGAGGTGGGAGTAGAGCCCTGGCCGGTTGTCATAAAAACAGCAGGCGGTCCGAGAAGACATGAGCTCACCATCGTTAGAATGAAGGGCGTGGCCAAGTTTGTCACCGCTGTGGACCTGATGTTGCCGTGGAGACAGAACACTCACATATTGGCTTAGTCCCACACCACTGGGAAATTAAAACAGCAGCCCAGTGCAACaggcatttgtgtgtgtgtgtgtgctcaggtGCACGCTGCATACATTGCCtaattacaatgacaataatgtCAGCCATTTTTGGAGACATATTCACCACGCTTGTCCGGCGTTAGTCGTCAAGCGGGGAGAAGCAATTACTGGCCTATCAGATCAGTGTGTGCGTTATTTGTTATTGTGCTGACAACAAAAATGTACACAACAACATTTTGATACACGATCACAATGTCAATAGACGGCGACGACGTGGACGCAAAAAAAAGTGAACCATTTTATTACATTAAAATGTTCCATACAAACAATGCATACACACTAGTTTCATATTGCTTCAAACGAAAGCTTCTTTTCCCGCTTGAGTCCCGGTAAAACAACTCTGTAACAAAGTATAAGTACaacatttatgaaaatataaaTCTCTAAACAGGTAATCAGTACAAAGAATACCATTATAAACATTCATCACCATATTGTCAACTAGGAGTTGCAAACATAGAAGTTGTTAAAAGTCATTCAAGTTACCTTAACGTACAAATAATACCGTTTACTGGCTTCCACGTGGTCACATTCAAATAACGCTTAAAATTGGCATTCCAATATATTAGCAGAggactcttcttttttttcctttttgtttttaaacaataacacattttgtCTATCATGAACACAAAATACAGTTCAACATTGAAACCATTTTGTAACAATACCGTTGCACCACAAGCctcattaaacaaaataaacacaacttaGATGGGGACTTTGGCAATTACATGATATCGTAAACTTTATTGAGAGAATCCAGGGAATATTTTAAAGCTTGATGCTGCTACCTTGTTTGAAAGGAACCAAGGGCCATCATCTTAAAACTGAGTCAACATAGAAGGTGGATTAGCCCTTTGAGAGGAGGGTGTGTGTGGCTTAGTCTCAGGTCAACATTACAGTACTTAATCACAGCTGGAGCTGATCCTAACAATGTTGAGTTATGTGGGCTTTCTTTAACTGCCAAGATCAGGGGTTTCCAAAATGTTTCCTCCCAGGACCACTTTGATACATGTTCATTAAAGACACTACAACCAATAAACCAATCCatataataaaagttaaaagttaaagtcccgacgatagtcaaacacacactaggtgtagtgaaattatcctctgcatttgacccatccccatgttcaccccctgggaggtgaggggagcagtgagcagcagcggtggccgtgctcgggaatcattttggtgatttaacccccaattccaacccttgatgctgagtgccaagcagggaggcaatgggtcccatttttatagtctttggtacgactcacTTTGAACTCAcggccttccagtctcagggcggacactctaaccacaaagccactgagcaggatAATGCTAGCATATATTAGCTTTGTGTCATCTTTATTAATATATTTCATTTTTATAACTTGCAGAGGGtcgataaaaaaaacaaggtgCCGGCAGAAAAataactttggacacccctgaccaagATGTATGTCAAACTGCATAACAAAGGCATTTTTGTCAAAGGTACAGTTAAAAGTACAGTTtacaataaatgtattatttgtcCACAAATCTTGTGGACATATCCTTTTCTTGTTTAGTCTTTGCAACAATAATAAAGGCAGGACAAAGTACCTGGACGTCCTCTTGTGTTACGGTAGGCAAATCCTGTTTGAAAACTGTGTTAAGACAACTCCAGATCAGCTAAAACAACTAACACCATACTCCATACAGGAATAAATCTAATATTTGCTCACAAACCACCAATAAAGTGCTTCCACCTAGTGTCTAAACctctaaatatactgtatattcacaGGGCCAAATGGACTTACAACATTGTTCTGTTGTCTTATCGACTTGTGAACACTAACTCCACTAGACCTAAAGCAAGTACACTGATTAAGGCGTGCCTGTGCATGGTGCTCTGCTACACTGTTTGCTCCTTAGTGGTGTTCCCCTTTTCAAACATACAGCTCACAGGATGATGGAACTGCAGGCAAAACAACTGTTGTCACAAGGAGCAACCTGTCActcctgtgtgtgtatgtgtgtgtgtgtatactgtgttTACAAATTCCCTGCTTTTTCATAAATCTTGTGGTCTGCACATAAAGTACATTTAGAAATTCCAGGCACTCACTTTGATTGCATTAAGCACAATAACATTTTAAGGAGTTGCACAAATTGCAGCAGCCAAAAAGAGCTATGCACATACAGTATTTTTTTGTACATACCAAATGATGTAACCCTATGGCCCACGATGTAAATTAACATATTGTACAATGAAAGTGGCAAAGGTGACTGGAATGGCTTGGACAATGTTCTGTCACTGATACATTTGAAAGATACCTTTGTTCTTCAAATGCAAAAAGGACACATTAACGGCAAACTCATATCACATAGAATTTGTTTTCCTTCATGCGTTATTTTCCCCAACCATCTGAATGTAAAACCAACCAAAACAGCGTGACAGCTAGACAATATATCTTTTGAGTGTAGCGTTTAAATAGTCTGACAAACGCCTGAAATTTGCAGCTGAATCATGTGGCTGTAAACAAGAGTCCACCATAACATCCCCCCTCCTAGATTCTGAAACTCCCGGCATCGCTTCGCCATaccaattttttttcaaaattcccaCACGCTCACTGCAGCAACTCTGCCTTTTTCGTTGGCGTAGTAGACTCACCTTCACCGGAGTCAGACACATTGATTGGGCTGTCCCTGGAGAAGACTTCTGTTGATTCCCTCCAAATGCAGTCAGCGACACTCTTAAAGGAATGATTGCCACATTTGGGCCGCACTTTCTGTGAAGCATTGTTGACTATCTGGCGGCTGTTGGAGGTGGCTATTTTGATCTTGAGCGCAGCATCTACACGGTCCACCACAGTGTATGTGCCAATGCTGCCATCCTCAAAGCCAATGATGATGTTCAAAGCTCTTTGAGAGAGTGAAAGGAAAGTGGGTGTCTTATATAAAGAGCATGTGCCAATGCTTTTACCGTCAGCAAGGCGCATCACAATCAAATTGGAAACAACGCCGGCTTCGTCGTCCTCATCACAGTTGCGAAAGCAGACATATACGAGATAGCGGCCGTCTCGTGATAATTTCTGACGCCAGATTATACCGGCAGCATGAACAAGCCTCAGTTTCCCGCTGTGCAAGTCCAGCACATTAATATTCTCGTCACCTTTGGACACAATTCCTTGTTTGCCATTGGGTGAGATCTGGAAATCCTCAAGATTTTTGAGGAAGTTGGCCGGCAACTGGACACGCCTGCAAACGGCCTCGTCCGCCACGCTCCAGATGAAAACGGTCTCTGTGGATGTGATGAACACGACGCAGTCGGGGCAGTCAGGGATAAGTTTGAAACTGACGATAGTGATGCCATCATCACAAACAAATTTTTTGGATACGCTGCCTGACCACAAGCTGACAGCAAGGAGCTTGTTTTTGGAGGTTCCTACAAGAAATGTGTTGGCTGTAGTGATCAATGCGTTCTGGAGGGTGACCAAGATGTTGCACACCTTGTGTCCTGTGGCAAGTCTCCAAACCCTTGAGGCATTTTGCTCACAAAGGGAAACAACAAACTGGTCGTTGTGGGTGATTAGCAACTGGGATATTCTCTGTCCGTTGATGCGAAAAATGTTCTCCCCAGAGTTGGTTTGCCAAATGTACTGACTGCACTTGTCATCTGAAGTTACCATTAGATCACCTGAGGAGGTTAGCACACAATTCTCCACTATGCCCTCATGCTTAAAAACAGTCTCTATAAATCCAGTGCCAAAATTCCACTTGTGGACTGCTTCTGAGCCATCCATTGTAAACACATAATCCTCTCTGCCAGACAACTGCAATGTTTGGATCTTCTTTCCTGTTTTGTCAATATTAGACATTGCTGTGATGATATCAATGTCCCAGACAGACAGCACTCCACTGCTTGCAACAGAAAGGAGCAGATTGTGGTGAACTGATTTGATGAGTTTGACAATGGCCCCTGATATCTCAATCAGGCTGGCCATGCATTGCCCGCTGTCCCTTCTCCACACAAAGATGGAAGAGGTGTTCTCCATTGAGGCCACAATGCTTTGTCCGTTTTTGGAGAGAACTGCAGCGACAAAGCGTTCGCTACGTTTGGCTTTAAACTTCTCCACCATTTTCCACACTTTTGTATCTAGGACCTCAATACTTCTGGCCTTGCATAAGAGAATTGAGCGCTGGTCTTCAGACAGCTCAATGCTCAGCACTTCACTATCATCTCCTCTGCAGTCATAATCCTCCATCAATCGTGGGTTGGTGATTTCTTTAGTGTTCCATACTGAGAGACTACCCTCATTGTCAATCATCACCATTTGGTTGAGAGTGTCCAGGACAAGGATTGACTTGACAAAACCTCCAGAAAACTCAGATGTAACAGTGGCCAACTTGTCCCCATTTCCAAGATGAAAGATGGATGCAGTGTTGAGGTACTGACCACAGAAAGCATACATTCCATCTGGAGAGCACTGGACACAAGTCACCTCGTACCAGCAATGGAACTGATAGAGAGGCCAGCCGTAAAGTAAGTCGATGACATTGACGTCTTTACTGGCCTCAAGCCAAGCTAAAGCATGGTGAGTGGACAAAGTGAAGCCATTGATGAAGGCCACTCCACCAGTGATGCCACCGTGTTTGGACCCCTTGATTTCAACCTCTGATAAAAGGCAGGATTTATGATTATCATAGATTAGAAGTGTGTTTTTAGTGGTAGCCACAACAAGATATTTTTCATCACTGGTTAGTCTGATTCCCAGCACAACAGATTTGGCTGTGTCGATCTGTCGTAGCAGTTGTCTGCTCTCGACATCCCACGTGCTGACAGACCCATCTTCAAGCGCTACAAGGACAATGTTTGGGGCTAGGGTGGGCAGGATCTCCACAATCTGCATGTAACTTGAGCACAAAGGAAGTCTCTCCGGACTGTACGTGACATCCATCGAGGAGTGCAGAGGCACAATTGAGCAGTACTTCGGACCATCCTTGTCGCACTCCAGAAGGAGGTGTCGAAGTTTGGGCAAGGAGGTGACAACTGGCAAAAGCCTTTGCTGCAGTTCTGCTGAGAGGGATGCTGGGTTTTTCAAGACTTTTACCTTGATGCTGCTGAGAGTGGTGGATAGAAACTTCAGTTCTTTTTCTTGCGTGTAACTGTAGGCCAAGTCAATATCGTTCAAGGCCTTATCAAATTGGCCAATCTTGATCATTGTGTAGAGCCAGCTAAAGTTCATAATGACGCCAAACATGAGATCATCAGTGCGTCCACTTCTGGTGAGGTGGAACACCAACTCTGTCATCTTCCTGTGgttgacaaaaaaaatgtcaggCTCCAGTAGGTTGCACTGAAAGACCCAAGGTTGCTCCGGTGTTTGCCTGTCATAAGAGTACTTGTCAGATGATGTTTTCTCATGGGATTGTTGATGGTGGGGGTTTTTGTGGTGTGATATATTTTGGGAAGTGAAATGATTGTTGTCATATGTAAAAATCTTCTTTCTGCCCCCTGACCATGCCCCCAGAAAGTACTCCGCTAGTAGGCTGTGCATTTGATGGACATCCTCCTCGTTGCTTAGGTACAGTTTTTGGGCAATGAGATGAAGATGTCTGTTGGCCCAGACCATCAGGGTGACATTGCGTACCTGACGTTCCACTAGATAACCTTCCAGCTCCTCTTTGAGCCTCGCTACCAAATCACAAGAGATCCTCAAGGGATTTTTGAGGTAAGATGCAACTATAACATCACCAAGAACTATGTTATCCAGGGATAAGATATCCTCTAACTCAACTTCAGTTAACCCTGCCTTAGCCATGGTGATATATCCTAATGCTCTAAAGACAAATCTTTGGCCCAACTTATTCTCTACTGAATAGAACAGCTGTTCTATGCTTTCATGAACAGTGGAGCACAGAGATTTTTCATCAACATCTTTGTGGGACTTCCAGTGGACAACCTCTCTGTAGATTAAATTGACAAACATTGGCAATGTACACTTGGCTAGAGCCTCGTTGACATAGATCTGCTGGCCTGAGGTGACCTTTCTCTTCACACCAAGTAACTGTTGCTTTAACGTCTGGCTGCAAACCTTGCGGTCTCTCTGGGTTAATTCTACATAATAGTCCTCATCATGGATGCTATGTCGGAGCTTCTGCAGAATGCCATGTTTATTGGGCAATGTTGAGATGACAATGCGGACTGTCCGAGGGAGGTGTATGGGGAGCCACCAGAGCTTCCGGGCTTCGTCGGCATCTGACAGCTGCTCCAAGGCATCCAGTACGATGACCAAAGGCCTGTGAAAGGAGGATTCCCCAAGAAGGTTGATCAGGAGCTCCCTCATCTCCTGGATCTTGTTAGGCAAAAAGTGAATCAAGCAGCGATAATTTATTGCAATCTGTTCACAGATGCTCTGGAGGAGGGTGCGCAAGTCTGTAGAGGGCTGACTTGAGCCAATGAAACGGACAATGACCACTGGGTCAGTTTCAGGGCCCATCTCTTTCTGTAGCCACATGTAGGCCTGAAGAACAACAATGTGGACAGAGGTTTAAGGTTGCATCACACCACATATTTTGTTGAATTGATACTAACACTAGACTGAGTGATCTTACCTGTTTGGCAACTTCCGAAAGCAGCAACGTTTTTCCTGTGCAGGGTCCTCCGTGCACCACAAGCGGACTCATCCTACTCCCCTTAGATGGTAAAATGTACTCCTGCAGGTAATCTAAGAACTCAGTTTTATATTCATACAATGCTGCGTAGGCTTTGCAAAGGGACAAGTGCTGCAGGATCTCATCGTACAGTGGGTCAGTCTCTGTGTCAAAGTTCTGCTGGACTGTGGCCTGAATGATATCCACCATGTCCTCGTAGAACTGTTTGCACAGACCCTCAACATAATGGCTCTCCACTTCCTGGGAGTAGCCGAGTTTCATGTCGCAATGTGTGACAGAGGAGTAAACACGAAGGTTGGACGCCGCCACCACTGTTGGTATAAACTCATCCCGCACCTTCAACAGGCGCTCGTAGGCTTCCTGGTTGCGCATGATGCGATCACCGCTCACCACAATGTCCATGTAGCGGGACATCTCCGGGAGTTTGGCAAAACGGTCAAAGTTTGAGATTTTGCGTATGTAGCAAACACATTTCCTGAGAAAGGCAGGAGTTTGTTTCCCAAGGGCAAAGTCTAATTCATCCTCCAACGCTAAAATgagagaaacaaaaaaataacattgtcTTATTTGTCACTTTAGTACACACTGACAAATTGCATGTGGAAACCTAAACTAAATGGATACTATTTTCCTAAGCTGTCAATAGTAAGCTGATTAAGATGCAGCTTGAGTATAATGCTCGACATCTTCCTTAGATAGAAGTCTAACAGATGTAGATTTCTTTCAGGCGATAATCTGAGAAGCTTTAGTAACCCTTTTGCCAGCGATTACATTGATTTCCCCCGAGCTTCATTTAATTGGAGCCAAAGTTGATAACGGCACGACTGAAGGGTAAAAGAGGCTCCCCGCAAAGAGTCTACCAGTATCTCTTGTGTAGTTTTGTTCACACACGAGCCTGCTAATTTGATCCCAGAGACACAATTGTGAAAGAAAAACTTTGTCCTTATAGGAGCTCAATTAAAGAGTATAACATTTTTCTTACACTAAAGAATATCCCCTGattcaagtttttattatttattattgactgTTGTTTATCCCTTTGCAACAACACATTGTAATTGGCAAGCTACTGTCAGAAAACAGTGATTAATAAGAATAAGATGCATGCTCTGACATGGAAAATGCAGACCTGAAACTAACCAGAGCAAAGGAATTTCTTAGCCTCAGTGCCCTGCATTGTCCCCTTCTCTTGAAGCTGCAGCACTGCCGTACGGAAAATCCGCTTGATCTCCTCAGACACTTTCCTCCAGGCCTTGTCATTCTTGGTCTTGGCTGCCCCGCTGGACTCCATCTAAGTTGGATGGCAGGCAGGGAAAGGACAGATTGAATTTAGCCTACAGACTTGCGTCACACTGAGAAATGACTGCAGAAAGGGGATGCATGCAGAACTGCTTGACTGAATATTAGAATTTCGAATTTCGAAGTGAACTTTTTTATGCACTTTCTGGTATAACACAAAGTTTAAGACGAAGAAATGAGAAACAAAACATCGCAAAGGCAGGCAAGTCGACCAACGCTATATGGGGTAACCTGCAAGCTCTTTCATTGATACACTCACAGAGTTCTGGTAATTCTTCAGCATTTGGGCTTTAGGTTTGAGGTAGTATGCGGGTGGCACAGAGTTTTCATCCCTGCAGTACCACTCGTccaagatgtgtgtgtccagcccAGCCTCTACCG includes these proteins:
- the LOC133662258 gene encoding NACHT and WD repeat domain-containing protein 2 isoform X3, with product MWPSGVGSRQPCPRESALRRAAISGNIPALPPHHVPSGRSVRVFICANPDDTEAERNALKEHVYPKLRDFCRENYGIEFQVVDLYWGVDPEEWDSPELQRLRMKLLEECLKTSAGPCFVGLVGEKYGSIRVPGEVESAEFEMILDAAVEAGLDTHILDEWYCRDENSVPPAYYLKPKAQMLKNYQNSMESSGAAKTKNDKAWRKVSEEIKRIFRTAVLQLQEKGTMQGTEAKKFLCSALEDELDFALGKQTPAFLRKCVCYIRKISNFDRFAKLPEMSRYMDIVVSGDRIMRNQEAYERLLKVRDEFIPTVVAASNLRVYSSVTHCDMKLGYSQEVESHYVEGLCKQFYEDMVDIIQATVQQNFDTETDPLYDEILQHLSLCKAYAALYEYKTEFLDYLQEYILPSKGSRMSPLVVHGGPCTGKTLLLSEVAKQAYMWLQKEMGPETDPVVIVRFIGSSQPSTDLRTLLQSICEQIAINYRCLIHFLPNKIQEMRELLINLLGESSFHRPLVIVLDALEQLSDADEARKLWWLPIHLPRTVRIVISTLPNKHGILQKLRHSIHDEDYYVELTQRDRKVCSQTLKQQLLGVKRKVTSGQQIYVNEALAKCTLPMFVNLIYREVVHWKSHKDVDEKSLCSTVHESIEQLFYSVENKLGQRFVFRALGYITMAKAGLTEVELEDILSLDNIVLGDVIVASYLKNPLRISCDLVARLKEELEGYLVERQVRNVTLMVWANRHLHLIAQKLYLSNEEDVHQMHSLLAEYFLGAWSGGRKKIFTYDNNHFTSQNISHHKNPHHQQSHEKTSSDKYSYDRQTPEQPWVFQCNLLEPDIFFVNHRKMTELVFHLTRSGRTDDLMFGVIMNFSWLYTMIKIGQFDKALNDIDLAYSYTQEKELKFLSTTLSSIKVKVLKNPASLSAELQQRLLPVVTSLPKLRHLLLECDKDGPKYCSIVPLHSSMDVTYSPERLPLCSSYMQIVEILPTLAPNIVLVALEDGSVSTWDVESRQLLRQIDTAKSVVLGIRLTSDEKYLVVATTKNTLLIYDNHKSCLLSEVEIKGSKHGGITGGVAFINGFTLSTHHALAWLEASKDVNVIDLLYGWPLYQFHCWYEVTCVQCSPDGMYAFCGQYLNTASIFHLGNGDKLATVTSEFSGGFVKSILVLDTLNQMVMIDNEGSLSVWNTKEITNPRLMEDYDCRGDDSEVLSIELSEDQRSILLCKARSIEVLDTKVWKMVEKFKAKRSERFVAAVLSKNGQSIVASMENTSSIFVWRRDSGQCMASLIEISGAIVKLIKSVHHNLLLSVASSGVLSVWDIDIITAMSNIDKTGKKIQTLQLSGREDYVFTMDGSEAVHKWNFGTGFIETVFKHEGIVENCVLTSSGDLMVTSDDKCSQYIWQTNSGENIFRINGQRISQLLITHNDQFVVSLCEQNASRVWRLATGHKVCNILVTLQNALITTANTFLVGTSKNKLLAVSLWSGSVSKKFVCDDGITIVSFKLIPDCPDCVVFITSTETVFIWSVADEAVCRRVQLPANFLKNLEDFQISPNGKQGIVSKGDENINVLDLHSGKLRLVHAAGIIWRQKLSRDGRYLVYVCFRNCDEDDEAGVVSNLIVMRLADGKSIGTCSLYKTPTFLSLSQRALNIIIGFEDGSIGTYTVVDRVDAALKIKIATSNSRQIVNNASQKVRPKCGNHSFKSVADCIWRESTEVFSRDSPINVSDSGEAPPPTGQMGCHCCRMMKSYMSDPSVAADVSKTDSLYRTHSLSGGALGGRRSLKEDKEGFHNLAYTISGDSSLRLEVDNNHVNHKLHAAPPPASASAPPAEGGLYIIQPNALGPQWVMRDTRHSQVPVYNQRVFGELRHWDSILSADEVDEGVGGTPEYPCDTGDEGSVLSVDIQTSTNSLSSGDTRYERKCKAADVSTVESGICVTKSEDEEDEVQSVTDSMVAEALAALEAATAGEDCE